ACGTACGTGTAAATGCATTGGTCTCAACATTGGTAAATATTTATGCATTTACAGGTAGCTTTATCGAACCCCACTCTTTGTTAACTTCAAACAAAAGTACGAATGGAATAGTCTAGTATTTGAAGTTGATTAAGGAAATACTCAAAGTCTAGCAATCATTTGGAAGCCCCACTCCCAgctattaaaattaatgcaCATGAGTAATTCCTATTTACTAGGCTACAATTCTTTAGCGTGTGCAATAGTTGGATATGGCACAGTTCAAACCTCTTTCATTTTAGTTTATGTACTTAGTATGTTGATATGTGCTTCGCAacggataaaataaaaaaatattaaattttttattctattgacttggtattgttttttaaccctatgttttcttttcttttctgttttttttttttaaagcaaggTTGAAAGCAACACCAAACGGCCTTTAAAACAAGATTAGTTGTTATGCATGCGTGCTGCTGCGGCCTTATGGTATATTTGTGTGTTGtcataaatttatagaaaaaatcattaaaaaaattaaaaaattatatggagaaACACTAttgcaatccataatgttttcaagaaaaattaaactataaaactaaatttttaaccagattaatattaaaaaaataaaatagacaaagataattttgaaaaaaatcataaaaaaacaaaagaaaaaaaatcatgtaggaaaacactatagcaatctatagtgttttgtgaggaaatatacaattgtaattctcaactaaattaatattaaaaaataaaatcaataaagataattttgaaaaaaatcataaaaaaacgaaaggaaaaaaaaactatgtaggaAAACACTGTAGAAATCGAGtgtttcatgagaaaatctacagttgtaattgtcaaccagctcaatattaaaaacaataaaatcaataaagataattttgaaaaaaatcataacaaaaaaaatcatgtggggaaataCTTTAGCAATCAacggtgttttaaagaaaaaaactacaaagctaaattttcaaccaactcagtatgaaaaaaaaaattcgacaaagataattttggaaagaaatcgataaaaaaacatgtgaggaaACATtgtagtaagaaaaaaaatcatgtagggaaatactgtagcaatccacaatgttttttttcaagaaaaaaactacaaaactaaattatcaaccaactcaatatgcATGTCACGATCACAACATCACTGCTAGTTCTTCTGGCAGTGATAATGATAACCACAAGTCATTAGGTACCGATCAAGAAGAGACACATGCATTGACTCATGATGCTGCCTTATCGAGTGTGATGCCGCAATGTTGAGGAGGGACCCTTCACAACGGGATCCATTCATCCACAAGTATAAGACACATTGGAAcgatgacctttcaatgtaagtttgttttgttttgagttggtttatgtttaataatatatgaacaaaaaatatttcattaaatttatcaaatttcaaGTTCACAAACATTTAAGTTGCCCGAATAATAACATCAACATCGTTGATGGAAATTCCATTGTTTTGATGGAGCTAAGTTTCCAAACATCCGGAATAAAAACCGCAAGTCGATACATTATTTTCAAGGTTGaaggttagtattaacttaaaaaaaattatgttaatttgtttacTTTATTGATATTACTGAAATTctcctttttataattttttactacAAGAcaaaatttgagtgggataaaacaaatgataatgttgcgatgagggtttgggagaatcatgttgcaactaggtaacattgaaatcataataattttttttattccaaatattaaaaatttatttatcatttcctTATAGATAATTCATTTGTACCATATAAGTTGTATGCTTTTTTGTATGAGAcacaaaaaatatctaaaaaatatatgaaagaaagCACTCTACTAGACTGGAATGACATGACAATTTGAAAGGATTTTAGGTCGCCATATATCCCAGAGACTATATGGGTGGAATACATTCAACATGTGACATTCAATCATTTCACGCGATGATCACAGTTTGTTGCGGGGAACTGTAGCCAGCAAATTCATGGTTCTGTTATAACATACACTAGCAGCTTTATTCGTTTTGCATGTGAAGCGGATagtaggatttttttaattgcatccatttttttaatttgctgttttttataaatatattacttACAACATTTTTATCTTGTATGCTACGGCTTTTGGATGTGAGCTAAGCCCAATGTAGCTTTTTTGTGAAAACACACGTGTGGAGTAATGGCCATCAAAAAGGGATGTAACAGTTCGTCGATAGCCGAGCTAAACACTTTGTGGTATATTGgttttcaacaatgtttttattaagttattatttacttgaatttgatgattttatcattttattttcaagagacATATAACAGTTGGTTGAATGAGAGATACaaggacgatccttcgacccacccGGATTTCAATCCGGATTTGAGGCTGGAGGCAGGATCATCTGATGGACCTAATAGAATTCAGGTATATGGACTTTCTAACACTATGACCGAAAACTTGTGGATAACTTGTATTGTTTAAATCATTGGGTGCTCATAATCAGTCCCAAGCATTCAGTCTCCAGAGTTCACGGCCTTGTTAGATCAAGAAGTACAAGAACATACAACTTATcccaaagaaaaatatgaacaacTTTATGTGGATTATAAAGAACTCCACCGAATGATCATAGATATGAGATCACAGATGGATGGTACATGTGCATCCTTTTATTGGCCCCACGATCCCAAGGACGACCAGCCCTCTCCTCCAGTGCCGCCTCTATTCTAGTTTCATTgtatttgaatatataaatttttaataaatatttgatttttatattaagataatttatttttaataaatatttgaattttatatcaatgtaattttttaaattattttatatttttgtttaatagattttttaaaaaatatatctttaaattattactaacggggttaccgacggacttattcCATCAATATATTCTAGAGAGATAGAAAAGAATTATGACAAATATCAATGCAACTATTAACTACATGATAGAATAAATATAgtggtatattccagagagtttgAGAAGAATTAATGCAAAAGCTACTGCAACTCACTAATGAAATTACATATGGTTATCCTGTTGGCGATATGCTATATAATACCGAGAAAATTAGCGATGGATTAATTAACGAtggaattatttattttatgatattgcttattaaataaattattttatcatgtctTTTTGCATTACAATATCATATTTATAAGACAAGACttgtgattatttattttataagctgAAAagtcatataaaattattcaaataaataatcgTGTCTTTTTGCACTACAACTAGTCTTGTCTcagtatttcttttattttcttttgtttagacTTGTGATAGAATCTAAACATGTATTAATGAGTGAGAACAGATTAATTTGTGCTTTAGTCCTCGACGGGAAATTGATGGTGTCATCCGTTTTTCCCTTGTTGACTAGGATCATTTTACTTTgactaaaatattatagatgaaaaatattagaatcTAAAATAGCTAAAGCCTGTTATTAACCACAAAAACCTCTTTGTTATCAATTCGATCAGTTAGGtactattttacaaaattaaaaatttattcaatcaattgatTTGATAACAAATAAactctttaatttattcaatcaaataaaaaataatttaaaaaatatttttaaaaataaattctatcacaatcttaatattgtttttaatgtcTCCAATTGATAATTCGTTTAAAGCTATTTTTCTggttattaatatcttgttaaactttataaaaaaaacaaaaaaaaactacaattaatGATACTAAGAAggaaataattattaaactttttttgtCATGTGTAtcctaaatttgatttttcacgACACCATTGATGGGACATGcacaaaatcacaaaattaaaaatgaaaaaataatctctCATTATGTTCATAATCATTGTATTCAATGATATgttagataatgtttttttttaatattttttaattaaaaatatattaaaatattttttattttaaaaatacctttcTTGGTTAAATGCAGAATTGCAGCCGATCACACGAGGCATTAGATTACTTATGCCAACAAAATCAGGCTGTTGTTCTGTATGCTGCCTATCTCTGAaacaatttctcatatgtttgtGAAGATTTGAAGTCCCCGTTCTTACTTCCTCCAGGATACTTCATTTTACAAACTTTACACAGGCCAAGCGGCATCCATTTTCTCGAGCTTTATTGAAGGCTTTCTAGACTTCAGCAGATCTCCTCCTTCGTTTACTATTTCCATCGGTTAGTCGTGAAACCATTCACCATTGCCAACTGAATGTCAGCATCTTGAGCAACTTCGATTGCatcattttgttttccaatttcCTGTAAAGAAATAGCCAGGCAACAGTACATTTTAGAGGCTAATCAACTTCATTAGTAGAATATGGAACTTGCATGgcggatttttttaaatacaggcTCCGTCTAACTTTGGAGGCTTGAGCAGAACTCCTTGGAGACAGGTAGCGATTTGTATTGTgatagttgttgtttttaaaagaaaattgtattTGATTGTCGTCTCATATACACTTAGAAAGGTAAGGTAGGATAAGAGAGGCATCCATCCATGTTAAAATGAAACATGCCATATGTTTTCTTGCATGCTGTATATCTCTTATTTCAGAGCTGCCTCATCCATTCTAATGATCAAACCCTTAACCTGCAGCAATAATGGAGGAGCTAAAGCCAATAAAGGAATTCTTACGAGAAACTTTGGAAAAATGTAAGAGAAATTCACTACCTGCGATAGTAGGAGAGCCAGAAGGAAGTTTTCTTACTGGGTGAAAGAAGCCAACCAGCAAGTCAGTAGCTTTGTAATGCGTTGATCTCTCCCtacatttttaatttcaattttcttttgtgCATTTTTGACAAcatttcttgtctttgattccGAGCAAAATATGCAAAATCATTACTAATTTTCCTGAAAGACGTGTGTCATCtcataatttaagaaattatttctgAGAAATTCTATAGGTAAAAGCagcattgtttttattgtgtttaatatGTCTCAATGATccaatttttccaaaaaaactcTCACTTCTAAGTTGTCCCActctacttttaaaaaactgaaGTTTAGGTGGTCACTTTTGCTGGTAATTATTCGTTATTTGACTCATAACGAATCTTGGTTGTCTTTAGCTGCCTACTACATCACTAGCTCTCCAGTTAACATGCTATATTGCTATCAGGAGATCACCAGTCAGCTTAGCATCTCACAGGAGTCGACTGAACAACATAATAGCAGAACATTTACTACTTATCAATAAATATTCCATCGATCAAGAATGTGTTCATCTAGCAGTCGATCATATCTTGGTAAACTCAACTCAAGATCAAATGAAGATTTGGTTACAAATGGTCTCAAGTgaatttgttattaacataaaGTCGTGGAGTGCAAATGTAAAATCAGGGCTTTGGAAGTACtgattttacaaaatcaaacaaagcaGTCATTCCAGCTACTATATTGTCAATCTTAAGCCTCTGAGTAGTGGCTTGACAGCTTTGCAGTGCACGAGTCTGCATAACAGCATCATCTTTTTCTAATGTAGAAAGCTCTAGTTCTTTTTGTGTTCTCTGTTCATTTATGGCCTTCAGTTGCTCTTCCAGTTGGGCAGCTTGATCTTTCAGTGAGGTAATTTCCGCTTCTAAGTTAGAGCGTAATATAGCAGATTGGGAGATTTCTCAGTCCAAATTCTCGTGTCCTTGCAGGGGCACTGTTTCTGGTCGTGAACTAAAAGGGCAACTAGTAATTGCCTCCTTGAGCCTATGTACTTCAGCCAAGAGCTCTCTCATGGGATGCTTCTCCCATTCGTAACTGGCGGCATTGATTTCAGCATTTAGAAGGGAGCAGAACCTATCATTTTCAGTAGGAGAAAGCAACACTCGGGGTGACTGAGACAAAAAGCTCTGAAGTTCAGATGCAGCAGAAAGAACTGCAAAATCAGAAGTGGTTGCGTTAGTAGAAGTTGTGCTTGAATCCAGATTACCATCTGGAACATGGAAAGCAGAAGAAACTTTAACAAAGTGCTAGTTTGAAAGAAGAGTTGTACAAGGCTTGTGCTGGATGGAGTTGCCTTCTGCAGTAAGCTCCATCTGAGTGCATTGAACTTGAGGAACACCTCCAGTACCATCAATGGCCATATTATTGGCTTGTTGGCCAGAACTTTGAGTTTCAGTTGGTAGCGGCTACAGAAAGATTGCTTCAACAACCAATATCgctagggaaaaaaaaaacataaacaaagttGAAAGAGAAGGATGATACCAACAATACCTCAATATTACTGCTAGATACGAGATGATGCTCCTGATCATTGAGACCTCTTCCAGGTGTTTCTTTTGCAGTATAATCTTCTTGTTCTTGGTCATGAGCGAGACCAGAAACTGCTGCTTGACCGATGCCTGAAACAATAGGATATTGCTCCTCAGCCATAACAATAGCATTTGTAGCTTCATCAACAAGAAGATACAGAACATAAAGTAATTCATAAAGGGCATAGTAAGACTAAGAAAGACAAGATAAAGACTATTGACAATTTACAGATAACGTAACATACAAGCACTAGaagtttcttcttcctctttcctcTCCTACTTTTGCAAACCAGCTTTCTCCTCTTTGCTTGTGGAGGAGCACCAGCTCCAATCTTTTGTGAAGccttgttttttgggtttgctTTAGCACTAGACTTGACATTAGAAACTGACTGttgtctttcatttttcttccattctTTAAAACAACCGTGTATGAGTAGGGTTGTAGTTCCATTCCTTAATTTAGCACCGAGCTTTATGTTGCAAACTGGGCATATGGCATATGATGTCTTACCATTTTCTGAAACCTTAAT
The DNA window shown above is from Populus trichocarpa isolate Nisqually-1 chromosome 4, P.trichocarpa_v4.1, whole genome shotgun sequence and carries:
- the LOC7468355 gene encoding uncharacterized protein LOC7468355 isoform X1, producing MITNEPNEHFRNQVGETHDTQQSKRINKTRKNESSAWEFYIKVSENGKTSYAICPVCNIKLGAKLRNGTTTLLIHGCFKEWKKNERQQSVSNVKSSAKANPKNKASQKIGAGAPPQAKRRKLVCKSRRGKRKKKLLVLASVKQQFLVSLMTKNKKIILQKKHLEEVSMIRSIISYLAVILSRYQLKLKVLANKPIIWPLMVLEVFLKFNALRWSLLQKATPSSTSLVQLFFQTSTLLKFLLLSMFQMVIWIQAQLLLTQPLLILQFFLLHLNFRAFCLSHPECCFLLLKMIGSAPF